Genomic window (Acidimicrobiales bacterium):
CCGCATGAGGGCGTCCGCCGCCTGGGGATCGGGGGCGACCTCCGACAGCGCCTCGAGCACCGTCGACAGGCCCGGCCTCGTGTCCCCCCGCCGGGGATCGAACTGCCAGGCGGGGTGCAGGGTCCGCCCACCGGCTCGCCAGCCGAGCAGCTGTCCGCGCCGGCGTCGACGGTCGACGCCCTTGCGATCCCCGATGGAGGCGAGGAGCTCCACCACCTGGGCGGTCGGGAGCGCCGCCGCGGCCGCCTCCTCCCTCCTTTCACGCTGACGACGCTCGTTCACCAGCGTTGCCGCTTGGAGCACGTTGCCGGCGGGTCGATCGAACGGACGCTCTGGACCCTCGGCGCCCGCCGCCTCAGCGGCGAGGAACACGACCGCCTCGGCGAGGGCCGCGTCCTGGCTGGATCGCTCCTCGAGCACCTTGATGGCGTGGGCAACCGTGGCTGGCATCCTGACCTCCTGCTCGGAGTCTACAGCGTCTACAGGTCAATCGTCTACACTGTCTACAGTCCGGTGGGTGGGGCGCACCATGATCGGGCCGGCGGTCCTGGTGATGAGCACGATCCCGATGGCCATGACGACGAAGGCGGCGCTTCCGACCGCGATCTCGGCGGGGTCGCTCGTGAATCGCTCCCGGGGATGTGAGCCGTATCCTCCCTCCATGGGCTGGACGCTTCGATCGGCTCAACCGGAAGATGTCGGATCGGTCCTCCAGCTGTGGGGGGCCAGTGATGTCGAACCTACCCACACCGACGATGTCGAGAGCCTCGGAAGGCTCATCGCTCGTGACCCGTCGGCGCTGATCGTCGCCGAAGACGGGAGCCGACTTGTCGGCTCGGTGATCGCCGGCTGGGACGGATGGAGGGGCTCGATCTATCGACTGGTCGTGGCTCCCTCCCACCGCCGCCGTGGACTGGGGCACCGGTTGCTTGCCGAGGCCGAGTCCCGACTCGCAGCGGCAGGAGCACTTCGCTTGCAGGCCATAGTGGTGGAGACCGAGCCAATGGCCGTGGGCTTCTGGCAAAGGAGCGACTGGAACCAACAGGTCGACCGACTGCGCTTCGTGAAGGGCTGATCCCGGTCCGACGAGGACGAACGACTGGCACAGCCTTCCGCGACGGTAGCGGTCAGGTGCCGACGTAGGCCGCGAGGTGCTCGCCGGTGAGGGTGGAGCGGG
Coding sequences:
- a CDS encoding GNAT family N-acetyltransferase, with amino-acid sequence MGWTLRSAQPEDVGSVLQLWGASDVEPTHTDDVESLGRLIARDPSALIVAEDGSRLVGSVIAGWDGWRGSIYRLVVAPSHRRRGLGHRLLAEAESRLAAAGALRLQAIVVETEPMAVGFWQRSDWNQQVDRLRFVKG